A single region of the Lactobacillus xylocopicola genome encodes:
- a CDS encoding dUTP diphosphatase: MTRIRGFEIVSKYRDENITLPRRQTIASAGYDLAAAVDMEIPSIWRLNFVRIFRIIRNGHQLYESDYQQAEAILKPFLVPTGVKAYMPEDEVLILANRSSNTFRRNLSLPNGIGVVDADYYNNPDNEGELFAQLLNYGVRTIKIHQGDRIAQGIFVQYRKTDDDQPVSRERLSGFGSTNKKES, encoded by the coding sequence ATGACGAGAATACGCGGCTTTGAAATTGTATCTAAATATCGGGATGAAAATATCACGCTGCCCAGGCGCCAGACCATTGCCAGCGCGGGCTATGATCTCGCAGCAGCTGTGGATATGGAGATTCCGAGTATCTGGCGGCTTAACTTTGTGCGGATTTTTAGGATTATTAGGAATGGCCACCAATTATATGAATCGGACTATCAGCAGGCTGAAGCAATTTTGAAACCATTCTTAGTTCCCACGGGCGTCAAGGCATACATGCCTGAGGATGAAGTCTTAATTTTGGCTAATCGGTCCTCTAATACCTTTAGGCGCAACTTAAGTCTGCCCAATGGCATTGGCGTAGTTGATGCTGACTACTACAATAATCCTGATAACGAGGGCGAACTTTTTGCCCAACTACTGAATTACGGTGTCAGAACAATTAAAATTCATCAGGGTGATCGGATTGCTCAAGGTATCTTTGTGCAATACCGCAAGACTGACGATGACCAGCCAGTTAGCCGGGAACGGCTGAGTGGTTTCGGTTCAACTAACAAGAAGGAGAGTTAA
- a CDS encoding nucleoside triphosphate pyrophosphohydrolase, which translates to MEKLVRDKIPELAKAASFRQLSEEEIEPALKKKLLEETNEVLEAQTEDNLLEELGDVYEVLVAYLNFKGISRADFLKLVEKKRSSNGGFTEFWSMKQ; encoded by the coding sequence ATGGAGAAATTAGTACGAGACAAAATTCCTGAGTTAGCTAAGGCTGCAAGTTTTCGCCAACTAAGCGAGGAAGAGATTGAACCAGCCCTAAAAAAGAAGTTGCTTGAAGAAACTAATGAAGTTCTTGAGGCGCAGACGGAAGACAACTTGCTTGAAGAGTTAGGGGATGTCTATGAGGTACTTGTAGCCTACCTGAACTTCAAGGGGATTAGCCGGGCAGATTTTCTCAAACTGGTTGAAAAAAAGCGCTCATCAAATGGTGGTTTTACTGAATTTTGGTCGATGAAACAGTAA
- the pepC gene encoding aminopeptidase C, whose translation MTKEITNDAIANYTADLAKHAGFNIASHAAQENGIYKASQNLQAKIDLTPTFSIEIETGKPSNQQQSGRCWMFSALNTMRHPLQKEYKVKDFELSQNYTNFWDKFEKSNWFFENVIASADKPLGDRKVSFLFATPQQDGGQWDMLCGLIEKYGIVPKSVYPETANATNSSALNDTLNTLLRKAGLVLRDLVNSGKSQDEVEARKNEFLNDVFRILAISLGVPPKNFDFEYKDDDGNYHREAGLTPKAFFDKYVGMNLEDHVSIINSPTADKPYHKVFSVEYLGNVVGGRQVRHLNLKIDEMKELIIKQLRAGEVVWFGSNVGKDSERQLGLLDTNIYKRDELFDVDFSMSKAERLDSGESMMDHAMVITGVDLVDGQPTKWKIENSWGEKPGFKGYFVMSDAWFDAFVYQAVINQQFLPEDLKKDFVAGAKQPIELLPWDPMGALAFK comes from the coding sequence ATGACTAAAGAAATTACTAATGATGCAATAGCCAATTATACTGCCGACCTGGCTAAGCATGCTGGCTTTAACATTGCTAGCCATGCTGCCCAAGAAAACGGCATTTACAAGGCGAGCCAAAACTTACAAGCCAAGATTGACTTAACCCCAACCTTTTCAATTGAAATCGAAACGGGTAAGCCATCCAACCAGCAACAATCAGGCCGTTGCTGGATGTTCTCTGCGCTCAATACCATGCGTCACCCACTGCAAAAAGAATACAAGGTGAAAGATTTTGAATTATCGCAGAACTACACCAACTTCTGGGACAAGTTCGAAAAGTCTAATTGGTTCTTCGAAAACGTGATTGCTTCTGCAGACAAGCCACTGGGTGACCGTAAGGTCAGCTTCCTGTTCGCCACTCCGCAGCAAGATGGTGGCCAGTGGGACATGCTCTGCGGCCTAATTGAAAAATATGGAATTGTGCCTAAGTCAGTTTATCCAGAAACAGCTAATGCCACTAATTCCAGCGCCTTAAATGATACGCTCAATACGCTTTTGCGCAAAGCTGGTCTGGTGCTACGCGACTTGGTTAATTCCGGCAAGTCTCAGGATGAAGTTGAGGCGCGCAAGAACGAGTTTTTAAACGATGTTTTCCGGATTTTAGCAATTTCTCTTGGTGTGCCTCCTAAGAACTTTGACTTCGAATATAAGGATGACGATGGCAACTACCATCGCGAAGCCGGCCTCACGCCGAAGGCCTTCTTTGACAAGTACGTGGGCATGAACTTGGAAGACCATGTTTCTATCATTAATTCACCAACTGCAGACAAGCCGTACCACAAGGTCTTCTCCGTTGAATATCTAGGCAACGTGGTTGGTGGCCGGCAAGTACGCCACCTCAACTTGAAGATTGACGAGATGAAGGAGTTAATCATCAAGCAGCTCAGGGCTGGCGAGGTGGTTTGGTTTGGTTCAAACGTGGGTAAAGATTCCGAGCGGCAACTTGGATTGCTTGACACCAACATTTACAAGCGCGACGAACTCTTCGATGTTGACTTTTCAATGTCCAAGGCCGAAAGACTTGATTCAGGCGAAAGCATGATGGATCACGCGATGGTCATTACCGGGGTTGACTTGGTTGATGGTCAGCCAACCAAGTGGAAGATTGAGAACTCTTGGGGTGAAAAGCCTGGTTTTAAGGGCTACTTCGTGATGAGCGATGCCTGGTTTGACGCCTTTGTCTATCAAGCCGTAATCAACCAGCAGTTCCTGCCTGAAGACCTGAAGAAGGACTTTGTCGCAGGCGCCAAGCAGCCAATCGAACTGCTTCCTTGGGACCCAATGGGTGCTTTAGCTTTTAAGTAA
- the galT gene encoding UDP-glucose--hexose-1-phosphate uridylyltransferase, with product MAESNLVEKFITQVIANSDYEDLDRIYLRNRVLALVGDSARAVTTSSQKLLDLQVELVNATQDNGSCQQGSAARDRVATQLMELIVPRPSKVNRDFWQTYQESPERAIADFYQLSIRSDYIKTQAIAKNIYFTATTKYGDLEITINLSKPEKDPKEIAAARDAKQAGYPLCQLCMENEGYLGRLNYPARRNHRIIRFRLNDQVWGFQYSPYAYFNEHCIFLSAKHEKMHIGRRTFSSLLDIIAQFPGYFAGSNADLPIVGGSILAHEHYQGGRHQFAMEQAPVTTKLHFAGFDQVQAGIVDWPLAVIRLRARDQAQLVNLATKITTVWREYDDERVAVRATTNGVQHHTVTPIARRRGHDFELDLVLRDNQTSPAYPDGIFHPHPDVQHIKKENIGLIEVMGLAILPPRLKPELEEVKKFLLDEPNQVAPMHLPWAQQIRARQRINADNVDQILRAELGQIFARVLEDAGVFKRTQAGQTAFMRFVQKVGLAEQSASPSDD from the coding sequence ATGGCTGAGTCAAATTTAGTTGAAAAATTTATTACACAAGTTATTGCCAATAGTGATTACGAGGACCTGGACCGAATTTATCTGCGCAACCGGGTGCTGGCGCTAGTGGGGGATAGTGCTAGAGCGGTGACCACCAGCAGTCAAAAACTACTGGACCTGCAAGTAGAATTGGTTAACGCAACTCAAGACAACGGAAGCTGCCAGCAGGGTAGCGCCGCTCGTGATCGGGTGGCGACCCAGCTAATGGAGCTAATTGTTCCTCGTCCTAGTAAGGTTAACCGCGACTTTTGGCAGACCTACCAGGAATCACCTGAACGAGCAATTGCTGATTTTTACCAACTTAGTATACGCAGTGACTACATCAAGACGCAAGCGATTGCCAAAAACATTTACTTTACTGCAACGACTAAGTATGGTGACTTAGAAATTACGATCAACCTGTCTAAGCCCGAGAAGGACCCTAAGGAAATTGCGGCTGCTCGTGATGCCAAGCAAGCAGGCTATCCACTTTGTCAGCTGTGCATGGAAAATGAGGGTTATTTGGGCCGCCTTAATTATCCAGCCCGGCGCAACCACCGTATTATTCGCTTTCGGCTAAACGACCAAGTTTGGGGCTTTCAATATTCTCCCTACGCCTATTTTAATGAACACTGTATCTTTTTGTCTGCTAAACATGAAAAGATGCACATTGGGCGGCGGACTTTTAGCTCGTTACTGGATATTATTGCACAGTTTCCCGGTTATTTTGCTGGTAGCAATGCTGATTTGCCAATTGTCGGTGGTTCCATTCTGGCTCATGAACACTACCAGGGTGGCCGGCACCAGTTTGCAATGGAACAAGCACCGGTGACCACTAAGCTGCACTTTGCCGGCTTTGATCAAGTGCAGGCGGGGATTGTCGACTGGCCGCTGGCAGTAATTCGGTTGCGTGCGCGTGACCAGGCACAACTAGTAAATTTAGCTACCAAAATCACCACGGTGTGGCGTGAGTATGATGATGAACGAGTTGCTGTCCGGGCCACCACTAATGGCGTGCAGCACCACACAGTAACGCCGATTGCTCGGCGCCGCGGTCATGATTTTGAATTGGACTTGGTACTCCGCGATAACCAGACTTCCCCAGCATACCCGGATGGCATCTTTCATCCGCACCCAGATGTCCAGCACATTAAAAAAGAAAACATTGGTCTGATTGAGGTCATGGGTCTGGCTATTCTTCCGCCGCGCTTGAAACCCGAGCTAGAGGAAGTCAAAAAGTTTTTGCTAGATGAGCCGAATCAGGTGGCACCAATGCATCTGCCCTGGGCGCAGCAAATTAGGGCAAGGCAGCGAATAAATGCAGATAATGTCGATCAGATCTTGCGCGCGGAATTAGGTCAGATCTTTGCGCGGGTACTTGAAGATGCTGGGGTCTTCAAGCGGACGCAAGCGGGGCAGACAGCCTTTATGCGTTTTGTCCAAAAAGTCGGACTAGCTGAGCAGTCCGCATCGCCTAGTGACGACTAG
- a CDS encoding galactokinase produces the protein MQIADIQAGFKQIYQELPSGYYFAPGRINLIGEHTDYNGGHVFPCAISLGLYGAASPRVDRKFRLYSTSFVQAGVIEVDLDQLRYVKEDGWANYAKGMIHFLLASGYQLDHGLNVYVDGNIPDGAGLSSSAALEMLVGTMIEDQFHLSIDHLTMVKLGVKTENDFIGVNSGVMDQFAVELSQKNHAILLNAETLDYDLVPLDLQDNLIVIMNTNKRRELADSKYNERRSECDQALHWLQGQLEIKSLGDLDTTTLDEYSYLLPQANLLKRSRHAVWENQRTLLAKAALQNGDLVRFGHLLNASHVSLEADYEVTGKELDTLVHAAWDQAGTLGARMTGAGFGGCAIALVKRDQVAAFKDNVAERYEREIGYAPSFYLAETADGAKVLQ, from the coding sequence ATGCAAATTGCAGATATACAAGCAGGATTTAAGCAAATTTACCAGGAGCTGCCAAGTGGGTATTACTTTGCTCCCGGTCGAATCAACCTAATTGGTGAGCACACGGATTATAACGGCGGTCATGTTTTTCCTTGTGCAATCTCGCTTGGCTTGTATGGTGCCGCTAGTCCGCGTGTAGACCGCAAGTTTAGGCTTTATTCCACCAGTTTTGTCCAAGCTGGGGTAATTGAGGTTGACCTGGACCAGTTACGCTATGTTAAGGAAGACGGTTGGGCCAACTATGCCAAGGGGATGATTCACTTTCTACTTGCAAGTGGCTACCAGCTTGATCATGGATTGAACGTTTATGTTGATGGTAATATCCCGGATGGTGCCGGTTTATCTTCATCGGCTGCTTTAGAAATGTTGGTCGGAACCATGATTGAAGACCAGTTCCACTTGTCGATTGATCACCTTACCATGGTCAAGCTCGGCGTTAAAACCGAAAACGACTTTATCGGGGTTAACTCTGGCGTTATGGATCAATTCGCCGTTGAATTGAGTCAAAAGAATCATGCAATTTTGCTCAATGCAGAGACTCTAGATTATGATCTGGTTCCACTTGACTTGCAGGATAACCTAATTGTCATTATGAACACTAACAAGCGCCGGGAGTTAGCTGACTCTAAGTACAATGAACGCCGCAGTGAGTGTGACCAGGCGCTACATTGGTTGCAGGGGCAGCTTGAGATTAAGTCGCTTGGCGACTTAGACACTACAACGCTGGACGAGTACAGCTACTTGCTGCCGCAAGCAAATTTGCTTAAGCGTAGCCGGCATGCCGTCTGGGAAAACCAACGGACGCTACTTGCTAAAGCGGCCTTGCAAAATGGAGACTTGGTTCGGTTCGGCCACTTGCTCAACGCCTCGCACGTTTCGCTTGAAGCTGACTACGAAGTAACCGGAAAGGAACTTGACACGTTGGTTCACGCGGCCTGGGACCAAGCTGGGACTTTGGGTGCCCGCATGACCGGAGCCGGATTTGGTGGTTGTGCGATTGCTCTAGTTAAGCGAGACCAGGTCGCCGCCTTTAAGGACAATGTAGCTGAACGCTATGAACGTGAAATCGGCTATGCACCGTCGTTTTATCTAGCAGAAACAGCAGATGGAGCGAAAGTTTTACAGTAA
- a CDS encoding AAA family ATPase: protein MRKIFLLRGAPGSGKSSFIARHHLQPYAISRDQIRLLLANLTYYYEEESDSLHQVVPRYANEQTERLVDSLVEAKMKRGETVIVDSTHISAESIDHYQPWVEQYRYEAFIVDLMYHKTLNNLLNRNEIRRQYDWVKPEVIREMYLAYQENQQVPEWAHVINPNQLSRALSQRESNLDHFAHVFAVPDQVPEEDFPHVHISNFYFSFNDQFTERYGTYRNVVTIGKTSTEIIDNFRLPYFVFKFHHKHFLISAYPVRNEVFDPIKKVKGVWTYSTGLVNLADFALDYPQSRPQHVHQFNLSKLQPDRLLHIW, encoded by the coding sequence ATGCGTAAAATATTTTTATTAAGAGGCGCACCCGGCTCCGGAAAATCTTCTTTCATTGCCCGTCATCACTTACAGCCATATGCGATTAGCCGTGATCAGATTAGATTATTGTTGGCCAATTTAACCTATTATTATGAAGAAGAATCCGATAGCCTACACCAAGTTGTGCCCCGTTATGCTAACGAGCAAACGGAACGCTTGGTAGACAGCCTGGTTGAAGCAAAGATGAAGCGAGGTGAAACGGTCATTGTTGACAGCACCCATATTTCCGCGGAGAGTATTGACCATTACCAGCCCTGGGTCGAACAATACCGTTATGAAGCCTTCATTGTTGACCTGATGTACCACAAGACCCTGAATAACTTGCTCAATCGCAATGAAATTCGCCGGCAGTACGATTGGGTCAAGCCAGAAGTGATTAGGGAGATGTACCTAGCTTACCAAGAGAATCAGCAGGTTCCCGAGTGGGCACACGTGATTAATCCCAACCAGTTGAGCCGGGCGTTATCACAGCGGGAAAGTAATTTAGATCACTTTGCCCATGTGTTTGCGGTGCCTGACCAGGTACCGGAGGAAGATTTCCCTCATGTTCATATTTCCAATTTTTACTTTTCTTTTAATGATCAGTTTACGGAAAGGTACGGGACATACCGCAACGTGGTAACAATCGGTAAGACCAGCACGGAAATTATCGACAACTTCCGCTTGCCGTACTTTGTATTTAAGTTTCATCATAAACACTTTCTCATTTCGGCTTATCCGGTGCGCAATGAAGTCTTTGATCCCATTAAGAAGGTCAAGGGTGTGTGGACTTATTCAACTGGATTAGTTAACTTGGCCGACTTTGCCCTGGACTATCCCCAGAGTAGGCCACAACACGTGCATCAATTCAACTTAAGCAAGTTACAACCAGATCGGCTCTTGCACATCTGGTAG